A region of Staphylococcus sp. IVB6181 DNA encodes the following proteins:
- a CDS encoding ketopantoate reductase family protein, with the protein MYKVGIAGAGAMGGRIGVSIKEAGYDVTLIDNWEEHVNRINAQGMEVQTETDTYTVEIPAVLSKDVNEQFDLIVILTKSMQSEAMLEHLQSIGCIHDETAILSMMNGLGHEERLSKFVPMSQIYLAVTMWTAGLRGPGQLLLEGNGTIDLQRADGEKDARTDFILNVLNEAGLHAQISEDVFKSIWSKATLNSVLNPLCTILDKTIYEFGSYPESRQMIVPLIEEIVTVAKAKGVELDSAELLNKIEAAYPKETQGLHYPSMHQDYNNGRLTEIDYLNGQVAAYGQALNVPTPLNTMITHLIHQLEMKIQ; encoded by the coding sequence ATGTATAAAGTAGGAATCGCTGGCGCAGGTGCGATGGGAGGACGCATCGGGGTCTCTATCAAAGAAGCAGGTTATGACGTGACATTGATTGATAACTGGGAAGAACATGTGAATCGTATCAATGCACAAGGCATGGAAGTACAAACTGAAACAGATACGTATACTGTTGAAATTCCAGCAGTGCTTTCTAAAGATGTGAATGAGCAGTTTGATTTAATTGTTATTTTGACGAAATCCATGCAGTCAGAAGCTATGCTTGAACACTTGCAGTCGATCGGCTGTATCCATGATGAAACAGCTATCTTAAGTATGATGAATGGTTTAGGCCATGAAGAGCGTCTATCTAAATTTGTGCCGATGTCTCAAATTTATCTTGCGGTCACAATGTGGACTGCTGGACTGCGCGGTCCTGGACAATTGTTACTAGAAGGAAACGGTACGATTGATTTGCAGCGTGCTGACGGAGAGAAAGATGCACGTACAGATTTCATTTTAAATGTACTCAATGAAGCTGGACTTCATGCTCAAATCAGCGAAGATGTCTTTAAATCCATTTGGTCTAAAGCCACGTTAAATAGTGTATTAAACCCGCTCTGCACGATCTTAGATAAGACCATTTACGAATTCGGCAGTTATCCAGAATCTCGACAAATGATTGTGCCGCTAATTGAAGAAATCGTAACTGTCGCAAAAGCAAAAGGTGTTGAATTAGACAGTGCAGAACTCTTAAATAAAATCGAAGCGGCCTATCCTAAAGAGACACAAGGTCTGCATTATCCATCTATGCATCAAGACTATAACAATGGCCGTCTGACTGAAATCGACTACCTCAACGGACAAGTCGCAGCTTATGGTCAAGCACTCAATGTCCCTACACCATTGAATACGATGATTACACATCTGATACATCAATTAGAAATGAAAATACAATAA
- a CDS encoding VOC family protein codes for MDITRGINHIGLTVPDIEAATQFFKAGLDGKVAYDSQTEMDPLRGGKAVERFLDLEQGAKIIKKRMLVFGNGPNIEMFEFVNAHQHKPSALQDIGFTHISFYVDDFDKALHQIIQAGGEPVSEPHENTRYEDTLGNQTIYIKTPWGSLIELQTLPHGYYYPKESEAEVFIPKE; via the coding sequence ATGGATATAACAAGAGGGATTAATCATATTGGATTAACGGTACCAGACATAGAAGCTGCGACACAATTCTTTAAAGCAGGTTTAGACGGTAAGGTGGCTTACGACAGTCAAACAGAAATGGATCCGCTCAGAGGCGGTAAAGCAGTAGAACGCTTTTTAGACCTTGAACAAGGTGCTAAAATCATCAAAAAACGCATGCTGGTCTTCGGGAACGGTCCTAATATAGAAATGTTTGAATTTGTGAATGCTCATCAGCACAAACCAAGTGCCTTGCAAGACATTGGTTTTACCCATATTTCCTTTTATGTAGACGATTTTGATAAAGCACTGCATCAAATCATACAAGCCGGCGGAGAACCTGTCTCAGAACCTCATGAGAACACACGCTATGAAGATACACTAGGTAATCAAACAATCTATATCAAAACACCTTGGGGTAGCTTAATCGAATTACAGACACTGCCTCATGGCTATTATTATCCAAAAGAGAGTGAAGCTGAAGTCTTCATACCGAAAGAATAA
- a CDS encoding LysE family translocator, which yields MDPLISFILISLLIIIIPGPDFFIVATNTMKGSTKNGIMSALGISSAHVVYSSIAALGLIFILTSSYYAFTAIKFLGAVYIAYLGVKTILNARKTSKITTSSYPIRHISLFKSFRQGFMSTILNPKAILFYISVLPQFVTKDEGSLKIIFLSALFIAIVFIWFFLCSFLFTHIKKLFNQPLFKSIFDYVVGVILIGLAVSILKFEQ from the coding sequence ATGGATCCGCTTATCAGTTTTATACTCATTTCACTACTCATCATTATTATTCCTGGTCCTGACTTCTTCATCGTTGCGACCAATACGATGAAAGGCAGTACTAAAAATGGAATTATGTCAGCCCTTGGCATATCGAGTGCACATGTGGTCTATTCATCCATCGCCGCTCTTGGCTTAATCTTTATACTCACGAGTTCGTATTATGCATTTACAGCTATCAAATTCTTGGGTGCCGTCTATATTGCGTATCTAGGTGTTAAAACTATATTGAATGCACGTAAAACCAGTAAGATTACGACTTCAAGCTATCCTATCAGGCATATCAGTTTGTTTAAATCATTCAGACAAGGCTTCATGAGTACCATACTTAATCCGAAAGCTATCCTCTTCTACATCTCAGTCTTGCCTCAATTTGTGACTAAGGATGAAGGTTCTTTGAAAATCATTTTCTTATCTGCACTCTTTATCGCTATTGTCTTTATTTGGTTCTTTTTATGCAGCTTCTTATTTACACACATTAAGAAATTATTTAATCAACCGCTCTTTAAATCTATCTTTGATTATGTAGTAGGTGTTATTTTAATCGGGCTTGCGGTCAGTATATTAAAGTTCGAGCAGTAA
- a CDS encoding cupin domain-containing protein, producing the protein MVDTQQRFFNMEDLPRFSEEEAQKTVFYQSEHSAGAVWCMKPGQYLQCHTHQNADDVWIVTQGEGTFYTNDGRERTIKAGDIIVSLPGEAHGMTNTGDEDFIMLGFATPMPLDFIPYIH; encoded by the coding sequence ATGGTCGACACACAACAACGCTTTTTTAACATGGAAGATTTGCCACGCTTCTCAGAGGAGGAAGCACAAAAAACTGTCTTTTATCAATCTGAACATTCTGCAGGTGCCGTTTGGTGCATGAAACCCGGCCAATACTTGCAATGTCATACCCACCAAAACGCAGATGATGTATGGATCGTGACACAAGGCGAAGGCACATTCTATACAAATGACGGACGAGAAAGAACCATCAAAGCGGGCGACATCATTGTATCATTACCTGGCGAGGCACACGGTATGACTAATACTGGTGATGAAGACTTTATCATGCTTGGTTTCGCTACACCGATGCCTTTAGACTTCATCCCTTATATACACTAA
- a CDS encoding NAD(P)-dependent oxidoreductase — MTKVLVAGAIPEAGLNQLKAHFEVDMYTGDKLITEDELIERIKDADGLISLLSTNVSEKVIEAAPNLKIIANYGAGFNNIDIQAARARGIDVTNTPIASTNATADLTMGILLAVARRIPEGDQLCRTKGFNGWSPLFFRGREVSGKTIGIIGLGEIGSAVARRAKGFDMDILYSGPSRHEDKEQELGARYVSQDELLKQADFVTINCSYNESMRHMIDYDEIKKMQPTAYLINASRGPIVYEAELVKALQDRLIEGAALDVFEFEPEITEELKSMDNVVITPHIGNATFEARDMMAEIAAGNVVKALTGATPDYIVNK; from the coding sequence ATGACAAAAGTATTAGTAGCAGGTGCGATTCCAGAGGCGGGATTAAATCAACTGAAAGCACATTTTGAAGTAGATATGTATACTGGAGACAAATTAATTACTGAAGACGAATTAATCGAACGTATTAAAGATGCAGACGGCTTAATCAGTTTATTATCCACAAATGTAAGCGAAAAAGTCATTGAAGCTGCACCGAACTTAAAAATTATCGCAAACTATGGTGCGGGATTCAACAATATTGACATTCAAGCAGCAAGAGCACGCGGCATCGATGTTACTAATACACCGATTGCTTCCACTAATGCCACAGCTGACCTGACAATGGGTATCTTATTAGCTGTAGCACGCCGTATCCCTGAAGGCGATCAATTATGCCGCACAAAAGGTTTCAACGGCTGGTCCCCGCTCTTCTTCCGCGGACGTGAAGTATCAGGCAAAACAATCGGTATCATCGGTCTGGGTGAAATCGGTTCTGCAGTTGCACGACGCGCAAAAGGTTTCGATATGGATATTCTGTACTCTGGTCCATCACGTCATGAAGATAAGGAACAAGAACTCGGTGCACGCTATGTTTCGCAAGATGAACTGTTGAAACAAGCAGACTTTGTCACAATCAACTGTTCTTACAATGAAAGCATGCGCCACATGATTGATTATGACGAAATTAAAAAGATGCAGCCTACTGCGTACTTAATCAACGCATCGAGAGGTCCGATTGTTTATGAAGCTGAATTAGTCAAAGCCTTGCAAGACAGATTAATCGAAGGTGCCGCATTAGACGTCTTCGAATTCGAACCAGAGATTACTGAAGAACTGAAATCTATGGATAACGTTGTGATTACACCGCATATCGGCAATGCGACATTCGAAGCACGTGATATGATGGCTGAAATTGCGGCAGGCAACGTTGTCAAAGCACTCACAGGCGCAACACCGGATTATATTGTAAATAAATAG
- a CDS encoding histidine phosphatase family protein, which produces MKKTLYLIRHGQTLFNKKHQIQGASDSPLTELGKQQAAKAKLYFDQLNLTDYALFSSTQERASDTLEILFPDEPYTRLKGIKEWNYGLFEGESELLNPPHPNGVVDLGAFFATYGGETVEEVQTRTVKTLHQVVKETPHQNVVAASHGDILFLFAHHCLPVEAVKQIKITNCCILKFEYEDETFTFVEAIHPA; this is translated from the coding sequence ATGAAAAAGACATTATATTTAATCAGACACGGACAAACTTTGTTTAACAAGAAACACCAAATTCAAGGTGCATCAGATTCGCCTTTAACTGAATTAGGAAAACAGCAAGCCGCAAAGGCTAAGCTGTATTTTGATCAATTAAATCTGACAGACTATGCATTGTTTTCATCTACACAAGAACGCGCATCTGATACGTTAGAAATTTTATTTCCTGATGAACCTTATACCAGATTAAAAGGAATTAAAGAATGGAATTATGGTTTGTTTGAAGGGGAGTCGGAGCTGTTGAATCCTCCGCATCCAAATGGGGTAGTAGATTTGGGAGCTTTCTTTGCGACTTATGGCGGGGAAACTGTGGAAGAGGTTCAAACACGTACAGTAAAGACTTTGCATCAAGTTGTAAAAGAGACACCGCATCAAAATGTCGTAGCAGCAAGTCATGGAGATATTTTATTCCTATTTGCACATCATTGTTTGCCGGTAGAAGCGGTCAAACAAATCAAAATTACAAATTGCTGTATTTTAAAATTTGAATATGAGGATGAAACTTTTACGTTTGTGGAAGCTATTCATCCTGCTTAA
- a CDS encoding DUF896 domain-containing protein, which translates to MELLDRINTLANKEKEVALSTEEKQEQHELRQEYLKMIRGQVVSTFSTLKVVDPLGEDVTPDKIYNLREEMGTLDLKPE; encoded by the coding sequence ATGGAACTATTAGATAGAATTAATACACTTGCAAATAAAGAAAAAGAAGTAGCACTAAGTACTGAAGAAAAACAAGAACAACATGAATTGAGACAAGAATACCTTAAAATGATTCGCGGCCAAGTGGTCAGCACATTCTCAACATTAAAAGTTGTAGATCCGCTTGGTGAAGACGTTACACCAGATAAAATCTATAACTTGCGCGAAGAAATGGGTACTTTAGACTTAAAACCTGAATAA
- a CDS encoding LLM class oxidoreductase, with the protein MTTIQQHNGFKRTFQKGHLTLGLSIPFDDNDSVALAFEQQAQLAQLAENLGFTSLFVRDNPLYSPHLGKVTTNYDPFVFLTYLSAKTNKIALGTASIVATLRHPIHVAKAAATLDLVSGERLLMGLATGDRSFEFPAFKVETKDLHIRFKDAVASLNALWQAHSPEISNSIFELYEDSGLQVLPKHHHIPIFATGNAKQDLNWIKENMDGWMFYPQEFQLQKALLEAWHDNDEFKPFMHPLVIDLSKDPNEKIKPVKGGYRLGRNTLINVLKAYERIGTNHIMLKLDTHERTYQDIMNELGDYVIPHFPPNDFKEEQTIWNY; encoded by the coding sequence GTGACAACAATTCAACAACACAACGGCTTTAAACGCACCTTTCAAAAAGGACATCTTACTTTAGGTTTAAGTATTCCTTTTGATGATAATGATTCAGTTGCGTTAGCGTTTGAACAACAAGCCCAGTTGGCACAGCTTGCGGAAAACTTAGGATTTACCAGCCTATTTGTACGAGACAATCCATTATACAGTCCGCATTTAGGCAAAGTAACCACAAACTACGATCCGTTTGTATTCTTAACGTATCTCAGTGCCAAAACCAATAAGATTGCGCTCGGAACAGCGAGTATTGTTGCGACATTGCGTCATCCGATTCATGTAGCCAAAGCTGCAGCAACTCTTGACTTGGTATCTGGCGAGCGCTTATTAATGGGACTTGCGACTGGAGACCGTTCTTTCGAGTTTCCAGCTTTCAAAGTCGAAACGAAAGACTTGCATATCCGCTTCAAAGACGCAGTCGCGTCTTTAAACGCATTATGGCAAGCACATTCTCCAGAGATTTCGAACTCTATCTTTGAGTTATACGAAGACTCAGGTCTGCAAGTATTGCCGAAGCATCATCACATACCGATATTTGCGACAGGCAACGCAAAGCAAGACTTGAACTGGATTAAAGAAAATATGGATGGCTGGATGTTCTACCCTCAAGAATTCCAACTTCAAAAAGCCTTATTAGAGGCATGGCATGACAACGATGAATTCAAACCATTCATGCATCCATTAGTCATAGATTTATCCAAAGATCCAAACGAAAAAATCAAACCCGTTAAAGGCGGCTATAGACTAGGCAGAAACACATTGATTAACGTGTTGAAAGCTTATGAACGAATCGGTACTAATCACATCATGCTGAAACTCGATACACATGAGAGAACGTACCAAGATATTATGAACGAATTGGGCGATTATGTGATTCCGCATTTCCCACCAAATGATTTCAAGGAGGAACAAACAATATGGAACTATTAG
- a CDS encoding type 1 glutamine amidotransferase domain-containing protein, translating to MKKILVAVTNVSKYKDLERPTGAWLGEVVHFADEFYKAGYEVDYVSPKGGFVPIDPASLSEEFMTDVDWKYYTDHQFMTKLNQSLKPEEVNPEDYEVIYYAGGHGVVWDFEKDKGLIELAEKIYSNNGYVTAVCHGPAGLLNIKDNGQNLIKGKKVAGFSNSEESQMGVTENMPFLLEDALKEKGGEYEKGEDWSSFVVADGRLITGQNPQSAQQVALDTLKALGQ from the coding sequence ATGAAAAAGATTTTAGTCGCAGTCACAAATGTTTCGAAATATAAAGATTTAGAACGTCCTACAGGCGCATGGCTTGGAGAAGTTGTACATTTCGCAGATGAGTTCTATAAAGCAGGTTATGAAGTAGATTATGTGAGTCCAAAAGGCGGATTTGTGCCGATTGATCCGGCAAGCTTATCTGAAGAATTCATGACAGATGTGGATTGGAAATATTATACAGATCATCAATTCATGACAAAGCTTAATCAATCATTAAAACCAGAAGAAGTTAATCCAGAGGACTATGAAGTGATTTATTATGCTGGCGGTCATGGTGTAGTTTGGGACTTTGAAAAAGATAAAGGTTTAATTGAACTAGCAGAAAAAATCTATTCAAATAACGGTTACGTTACTGCTGTTTGTCATGGTCCCGCAGGATTATTGAATATTAAAGACAATGGCCAAAATTTAATCAAAGGCAAAAAAGTCGCAGGGTTCTCTAACAGTGAGGAATCTCAAATGGGTGTGACAGAAAACATGCCATTCTTGCTAGAAGATGCCTTAAAAGAAAAAGGCGGAGAATATGAAAAAGGTGAAGACTGGTCATCATTCGTTGTCGCAGACGGCAGACTGATCACAGGTCAAAACCCTCAATCTGCACAACAAGTAGCGTTAGATACGTTAAAAGCATTAGGTCAATAA
- a CDS encoding SDR family oxidoreductase: protein MFSLNNQIAFVTGGANGIGKGISETLAEAGAKVIIGDIDETNGKQTAEALNGVFFKLDVTDSTQVNKVVGDIVHQFGKIDILASNTGVYPQINIEDLTEEDWDYVQNINLKGTFFVTQAVLKVMKKQKYGRVIVTSSVTGPNTGYPGWAHYGASKAGQLGFVRSAALEYAKYGITVNAVQPGNVLTEGLKAQGEDYLEGTRQIIPTHELGEPEDIGYAVAFFASKEAKFITGQALIIDGGQVLPEEPSGIL from the coding sequence ATGTTTAGTTTAAATAATCAAATCGCATTCGTGACAGGTGGCGCAAACGGAATCGGCAAAGGTATTTCTGAAACATTGGCAGAAGCAGGCGCAAAAGTGATTATCGGGGACATTGATGAAACCAACGGCAAACAAACAGCTGAAGCACTCAATGGTGTATTCTTCAAACTCGATGTGACAGACTCAACTCAAGTAAATAAAGTTGTCGGGGATATCGTTCATCAATTTGGAAAGATTGATATTCTAGCTTCAAATACAGGCGTTTATCCTCAAATCAACATCGAAGATTTAACAGAAGAAGATTGGGATTATGTACAAAATATCAACTTAAAAGGCACGTTCTTTGTGACGCAAGCTGTCTTAAAAGTAATGAAAAAACAAAAATACGGACGTGTTATCGTGACTTCTTCAGTTACAGGTCCGAATACCGGCTATCCTGGCTGGGCACATTACGGTGCATCAAAAGCTGGACAACTCGGCTTTGTACGCAGTGCCGCATTAGAATATGCAAAATACGGCATTACTGTAAATGCTGTACAGCCTGGTAACGTATTAACTGAAGGATTAAAAGCTCAAGGCGAGGATTACTTAGAAGGTACACGCCAGATTATACCGACACATGAATTAGGAGAACCTGAAGATATAGGTTATGCAGTAGCTTTCTTCGCTTCTAAAGAAGCTAAGTTCATTACTGGACAAGCATTGATTATCGATGGCGGCCAAGTATTGCCTGAAGAACCTAGCGGTATCCTATAA
- a CDS encoding NAD-dependent protein deacylase, with protein MDTKITQLKDIFDNSNKITFFTGAGISVASGIPDFRSIGGLNDEIAKQGLSPEYILSHDYLQSNPDGFMDFCHKYLLFADKKPNVVHEWIAKLEAEHKSLGVVTQNIDGLHTDAGSENVDELHGTLNIFYSINDENDQYSKFDIIDHNLRHSKKDGSPLRPAIVLYGEMLNQMTMFSALSKIKQADTLVVLGSSLVVQPAAGLISNFEGENLVIINKDATSYDHDADLVIHDDMVNVINALNNID; from the coding sequence GTGGATACTAAAATAACACAGTTGAAAGACATCTTTGATAATTCTAATAAGATTACGTTCTTTACAGGTGCAGGTATTTCTGTCGCAAGTGGTATTCCTGATTTCCGTTCTATCGGCGGTTTAAATGATGAAATCGCAAAGCAAGGTTTATCGCCTGAATATATCTTGAGTCATGATTACTTGCAAAGTAACCCAGACGGCTTCATGGACTTTTGTCATAAGTATTTATTGTTTGCGGATAAAAAACCAAACGTTGTACATGAATGGATCGCAAAACTTGAAGCGGAACATAAATCTTTAGGTGTTGTTACCCAAAATATTGATGGTCTGCATACCGATGCAGGCAGTGAAAATGTAGATGAGCTGCATGGTACATTAAATATTTTCTACAGTATCAATGATGAGAATGATCAATACTCAAAATTCGATATCATCGACCATAACTTGCGTCATAGTAAGAAAGACGGCAGTCCGCTCAGACCGGCCATTGTCTTATACGGTGAAATGTTAAATCAAATGACAATGTTCAGCGCATTAAGCAAAATCAAACAAGCGGATACTTTAGTGGTCTTAGGTTCTTCACTCGTTGTACAGCCTGCGGCTGGATTAATTTCCAACTTTGAAGGTGAAAACTTAGTCATCATCAATAAAGATGCGACATCTTATGATCATGATGCAGATTTAGTCATTCATGATGATATGGTCAACGTCATCAATGCACTTAATAACATTGACTAA
- a CDS encoding EVE domain-containing protein, whose translation MSNKYWVIPCNVKSYDVIGAFNKLEVIDWKQSNNMKSARPGDKVFIYASKPYSGIMYMCIIQNVNKSTESMEDKEFMTNTENYGNYGNYMELKLLKSKTQTPITLKELKKYGLKRNIQGPRSLKDELLKFILDSFDNEQNTASEESELENFLYKEGKLIKSYGTRFERDQSLRRKAIETHGMTCKVCGFNFEEYYGELGKGFIEVHHTKPMYITRKEVSVDPQTDLVPLCPNCHRMIHRKKDRPLEIDELKQLIVSSLNDRCKLI comes from the coding sequence ATGAGTAATAAATATTGGGTTATACCGTGTAATGTAAAATCATATGATGTAATTGGTGCATTTAATAAGTTAGAGGTTATAGATTGGAAACAAAGTAACAATATGAAGTCAGCGCGACCAGGCGATAAAGTATTTATATATGCTAGTAAGCCTTATTCGGGGATTATGTATATGTGTATAATTCAAAATGTAAACAAATCAACTGAGTCTATGGAAGATAAAGAGTTTATGACTAATACTGAAAACTATGGAAATTATGGAAATTACATGGAATTAAAATTATTAAAGAGTAAAACACAAACTCCTATAACATTAAAAGAACTTAAAAAGTATGGATTAAAAAGAAATATTCAAGGGCCGAGATCCTTAAAGGATGAATTGCTTAAATTTATTTTAGATAGTTTTGATAATGAACAAAACACTGCTTCTGAAGAAAGTGAATTAGAAAATTTCTTGTATAAAGAAGGGAAACTCATAAAAAGTTATGGCACTAGATTTGAGAGGGACCAATCTCTAAGAAGAAAAGCTATAGAAACTCATGGTATGACATGCAAAGTATGTGGGTTTAACTTTGAAGAATATTATGGAGAATTAGGTAAAGGATTCATTGAAGTGCATCATACTAAGCCAATGTACATTACTAGAAAAGAAGTTAGTGTAGATCCGCAAACTGATTTAGTTCCACTTTGTCCGAATTGCCATAGAATGATTCATAGAAAGAAAGACAGACCTTTAGAAATCGATGAATTAAAGCAATTAATAGTTTCCTCTTTGAATGATAGGTGTAAACTAATATAA
- a CDS encoding amidase domain-containing protein, with product MKKQKLFVCMLSTSLLLPSFPLNNISTAASDEITAPDVSQEDSKSSTPKSSDTSHTEDKADDSKAASSENDDDIEKGSSKTTEPKSKASTHDETASAQKAADNAQEKNTTKPSTNTDTPTSDYDKYTLDFFKPAEQRTNNHRFHSWFSRFFQSSQNETDQAPSTKQETTSNPAPNGSNETFFMNEDTNNQTTPVQPSEDETASQPDTDSDTPAPETDTDNNDVSESSNETQDSNTQNNNADSETSPDVSQDDNDILQQLDEAGSNAADDSATIDKDTQEPSESNPTETPDNDGTDTGTSSESDTTQDTQEDTKAPESESQADDRVLESILDQYSEDAKQSKADYDAQKEKQAQPKTPQQSKSPQASSKQSKENHKNPQLPSQSERKHKQKPAQSFEGDLRRSNLRTTATFQLLPNVSNRSEQSGDFAVNENKATRDFIKSIAKDAHQIGQDEDIYASVMIAQAILESDSGNSSLARAPHYNLFGIKGAYQGQSATFNTLEDSGSSMYQISAQFRSYPSEKESLEDYAALIKNGIDGNPTIYQPTWKSEASSYRAATRHLATTYATDTRYADKLNSLIRHYDLTQFDKQKMPNLSDYQPSTTKSHGDFKPFEETTGNTPYPHGQCTWYVYNRMAQFNQSISGDLGDARNWNNRAERKGYHVSDAPKAHSAVVFEAGQQGADGIYGHVAFVEKVNPDGSIVISESNVQGLGVISYRTIDAQDASELSYIEGQK from the coding sequence ATGAAGAAACAAAAATTATTCGTCTGTATGCTTTCGACTTCATTACTCCTTCCATCTTTCCCCTTGAATAATATCAGCACAGCGGCTTCAGATGAAATCACTGCACCTGATGTTTCACAAGAGGATTCGAAAAGCAGCACACCAAAATCATCGGACACTTCACATACAGAAGATAAAGCAGATGACTCAAAAGCTGCTTCTTCTGAAAATGATGATGACATAGAAAAAGGATCATCTAAAACAACAGAACCAAAATCTAAAGCGTCCACACATGATGAAACAGCGTCAGCACAAAAAGCTGCGGACAATGCACAAGAAAAAAACACGACAAAACCATCAACTAACACTGATACACCTACAAGCGATTATGATAAATATACGTTAGACTTCTTTAAACCAGCAGAACAACGTACAAACAATCATCGTTTCCATAGTTGGTTCAGCCGCTTCTTCCAAAGCAGCCAAAATGAAACAGACCAAGCGCCTTCAACCAAACAGGAAACAACGTCTAACCCAGCACCCAATGGTTCTAATGAAACTTTCTTCATGAATGAAGATACCAACAATCAAACAACACCAGTACAGCCATCAGAAGATGAAACAGCATCCCAACCAGATACCGATTCTGATACACCAGCGCCTGAAACTGATACAGACAACAACGATGTATCTGAATCCTCTAATGAGACACAAGACTCTAATACACAAAATAACAACGCTGACTCTGAAACTTCACCGGATGTCTCACAAGATGACAATGACATTCTCCAGCAACTAGACGAAGCCGGTTCCAACGCTGCTGATGATTCAGCAACTATAGATAAAGATACACAAGAACCTTCAGAATCCAATCCAACCGAAACACCGGATAATGATGGTACTGATACAGGCACTTCATCAGAGAGTGATACAACGCAAGATACTCAAGAAGACACAAAAGCACCTGAGTCAGAATCACAAGCAGATGACCGTGTCTTAGAATCGATACTAGATCAATACAGTGAAGATGCGAAACAAAGCAAAGCAGATTATGATGCGCAAAAAGAAAAACAAGCACAGCCTAAGACACCTCAACAATCCAAATCGCCACAAGCATCTTCAAAACAGTCGAAAGAAAATCATAAAAACCCGCAATTGCCTTCTCAATCAGAGAGGAAACATAAACAAAAACCTGCACAATCGTTTGAAGGTGATTTGAGACGTTCGAACCTCAGAACAACTGCGACCTTCCAATTGTTGCCTAATGTATCAAACCGCTCAGAACAGTCTGGTGATTTCGCAGTCAACGAAAATAAAGCTACACGCGACTTTATTAAATCCATTGCGAAAGATGCACATCAAATCGGACAAGATGAAGATATTTATGCTTCTGTCATGATTGCACAAGCAATTTTAGAATCAGACTCAGGCAATAGCAGTCTAGCACGTGCACCGCATTATAACTTATTTGGTATTAAGGGTGCGTACCAAGGACAGTCTGCGACTTTTAATACGCTTGAAGACAGCGGAAGCAGTATGTATCAAATCTCTGCACAATTTCGCAGTTATCCAAGTGAAAAAGAATCACTTGAAGACTATGCGGCGTTAATTAAAAACGGCATTGACGGCAATCCGACGATTTATCAGCCGACTTGGAAAAGCGAAGCTTCAAGCTATCGTGCCGCAACAAGACACTTAGCTACAACTTATGCGACGGATACACGTTATGCGGATAAATTGAACAGTCTGATCCGTCATTATGATTTAACACAATTCGACAAACAAAAGATGCCTAACCTATCTGACTACCAGCCAAGTACGACAAAAAGCCATGGAGACTTTAAACCGTTTGAAGAAACGACAGGCAACACACCTTATCCGCATGGACAATGTACATGGTATGTCTATAATCGTATGGCACAATTCAATCAATCTATCAGCGGCGACTTAGGTGATGCGCGTAATTGGAATAATCGCGCAGAACGTAAAGGTTACCATGTCTCTGATGCTCCAAAAGCACATAGTGCAGTGGTCTTTGAAGCTGGCCAGCAAGGTGCAGACGGTATCTATGGTCATGTAGCCTTTGTGGAAAAAGTTAATCCAGATGGTTCTATTGTTATTTCTGAATCTAACGTTCAAGGTTTAGGCGTTATTTCTTACAGAACTATAGACGCACAAGATGCATCTGAATTAAGTTATATTGAAGGCCAAAAATAA